In the Phaeodactylum tricornutum CCAP 1055/1 chromosome 13, whole genome shotgun sequence genome, ACGCTACTAGCTAGAACTGCGGCCCCATCCAGTCTTTCCAATGGTGTGATGGAACCGAACGATCCCCAAGGGATGCACGATAACTTCCAGTTCAGACGGACCGACAGGAAGACAGACGGGAGACACGCAAGGGCTCCCCGGAGGTAGATAGCGTTGCGGATCGAGTTCGTCGAGTGGTACGGCAGTACAGACGCTTCGGGTGTCACACACGgatgtgacagtgagtctcGGACATACTCCATCACGGCTTCCACGGTACATTCGCGCGAACAACGTGTGGACCCCATCAACAAAGCCTTGTGGGAGATCGAGAAAGACCCGTTTTGCAGTGCGTCGACCATGCCAACCCGGTTTTCTCGTGCCGAATGGGGATGGAACGCAAGACAACTGTCGTCCAGCAGTACTGGAGAAGAAGTGTCTACAGTATTGTATGAAACGTCGATGGACGTCGCACGGACTGGGTTATGCGGCGGTGCTGACGGCTCTGGCCGGACTCGGTTACCATCAACGTGTCGTGCGATGGTACGGGAGGACGTCCATTGCCCCGACGTTGGACTTCCCGTCTATCGTTACTACTAGTCCAACACTGACGCACGGGACCGACCCCACTCGGCATACATTCTACCTACTCCCCGTGCCGGAACTCACCACCTGGTTGGTGGGGAACTTTACGTCGGAAGCCGTCCACTTTTACAACCATACGATCAACGAAGAACGGGCCGAAATCTGGCTGCATCGAGGATTCGAACGTCTGCAGCACCACCACGGACGCACCGAAGACCCCGACGAAGCACACGTTGTGATTATACCAGCCTACCTGCATTTCAACGCCTTTTTATTGCGCAACCTCGGTATTGCCGACGAGGCAACGCACCGGGGTCGACGCCAGCGTCCCGTGGAACAACACGACACGGAACGTAAACCTAACTCGTTGCCCTGGACAGCCTCGCTCTGGGGTCCGGAAATTATTCGCCGGGTACGGGTACACAACGTTAGTAAACCTCACGTTTTGGCCGTACCGACCTGGAATCCTAAAGTCAGTCGCAAAATTGGTCTCCCGACTTTGGTGCACTCGTTGACCCGTAACGAAGTCAATCTCTACGCCTTGGGCCTGGAACGCAACTCGTTTTGGTACCATTTACCAACAACACGCATACTGCCCGTTCCCTACGTTGTTGCCACCGCCGACCACGCCATTGCAACGGCCTCTCCGGCGCTATCGATGACCCCACGAACGCCGTCTACCGCCACTACACCGTCCACCCGCACTATCTTTTTCGCCGGCGATGCCCGTCCCAACGCTGGCTTCTGGTCCGGTTGCCATCGAGCGCAACTCCTATTCCCACTCGTCAATGTTACCCTATCGACGACGGCTGCCACCTACCACATGGACGTGCGCGTGAGCTCAAAAACTCTTCCCCAGCGACTGTCCCAAGCCGCGTACAATGATCGAATACGGACGGCAACTTTTTGTTTAATTCTTTGTGGGGATACACCAACGTCACGCTCGCTGGCATCGGCCATGAGTCGCGGTGGGGATCCGAAACGTGACGAGAAGGACGACAGGAACGGTTCCATAGATTCGGGTTGCGTTCCGCTGCGCATTGGATCGCGTTGGCGAGGATTTTGCGACGCACCCTGCCGGGAGGGATGGGGGTGGAACGTGGCGAATCGTTCCCATTTGCCGTTCGGTGGCACAATAATAGATTGGTCAGTCTTGCCCGAACTCGACGAAGCCGCCTTTGCTACTGATCCGGTAGGCACAATCCATACTTTCTTATCCACTACCAGCGAAGCGCAGATTGCCGTATGGCAACAAAGGATCCGTCGCCACGGCCAAGCTTGGATGTACGGTTATGGACACCCGGTCACGTCCAACGACTTTGGCAGGGCCGTCGAGTACGTCTGGCGTTCCCTCGCCGACGCCTTGCCACGCGTCGACGCGTACGGTCTGGCAGAGTGACATAAGTTACAAGCCCATTGTACAGAAGCAGCTAGTTTACTCCTCTTTCTATCTCTGGAACAGTACTCTATAGTGGTGTATCTTCCCGCTGCATAACCTACGGGTCTAGAAGGTGATGGAGCATGCTAACGTCCAAGTGACATTGGTGTGTTAAGTTTTGCCATAAATTCTACAAAATCACTGTAAGTACATATTTCACTTCTTACTATTGACTTTGATAAAAATGTCACAAACGGTAACATTTGAACTTTCTGGTTCTGTGGtttgctcactgtcaagtcgCGATCCAGTCCAAACGGCCATATTTTCCTTTCACGGTCACTCTCTGGATCGCTCGCTGTGTATTGTTCCCAAAACGACAAGTGGCAATTCTTTCGTACAGAGGGctcgccatcgtcgtcgttgtttcCTTCGCAATGATCATGGAGCAACTCATCCCCATCGCATCCAAGCTACAGGACGTCTTGGGAGCGCTTGGGCAGAGCGCGTCCCTGGatcttccgcaaattgtcgtcgttgggGGTCAATCCAGCGGCAAGAGCAGCGTTTTGGAGTCTCTCGTCGGTCGATCCTTCTTGCCCCGCGGTACGGGGATTGTCACCCGTCGTCCCCTCGTTCTGCAGCTGTACAACACACGCCAAGACACTCTGGAGGACGGCGATGAGGATGAAGAACCCGACGAAGTCGTGGACGATCGCGAATGGGGAGAGTTCCTCCACGTTCCAGGCAAAAAGTATTTCGATTTTGCCGCCATTCGAGAAGAAATCGTCGCGGAAACGGATCGCTTGACAGGAAAGAACAAgggaattgacagtgagcccATTCATCTAAAGGTATTTTCGCCACGAGTCCTCGCTTTGACGTTAGTCGACTTGCCGGGAATTGCCAAAGTTCCCGTTGGAGATCAGCCAGACGATATTGAAGCGCAGATTCACGACATGTGCTTGTCCTTCATCAGCAACCCGAATGCAATTGTACTCGCGGTTACGTCGGCCAATACGGATCTGGCGAACAGTGACGCCCTCAAGTTGGCTCAGTCCGTAGATCCGGGTGGTCACCGTACGGTAGGGGTGCTCACCAAATTGGATCTCATGGACGAGGGTACCGACTGCGTCGAGTAAGTAGGTCGTGCGGACATGGCAACTGCCGCTATGGCTTTGCCCTACCATTGTGTTTCTTACACGTACCTTTCATTGCTGCTTTGCATAGTATCCTAACCAACCAGGTCATCCCACTCAGCAAGGGTTATATAGCTGTCGTTAATCGTGGACAAAAAGACGTCATGTCGGATCTAAGTATTCGAGATGGACTCACCAAGGAAGAGGTTTTCTTTCGCAACCATCCCGTTTATTCCAAGGATCGCAACATTCTTGCCAAGTGTGGAACCAAGCATCTTGCCAAGGGGCTCAATACCATTTTGATGCACAATATTCGGGATTGCCTTCCGGATTTGAAATCGCGAATTACACACATGATGAACGAAGTGCAACAAGAGCTGGAATCGCTTGGTAGTCCTATCCAAAATGCCTCGCGGTCGGCTCGCGGATCGGTTTTGCTCAAGATGCTCTCAAAATTTGCCAACAATTTTGCCAACGTCCTAGACGGAAAAGGACCTCAAGAGTCTACCCTTAGCAGTCGTCTCGGCGGCAGCATACACCAGCACCACGGCTACGCCCACATGCACGAACTCATGGGTGGAGCCCGTATCTCCTTTGTTTTCACTGAAGTCTTTGCCAATTCACTAATTGCCGTCGGCGCCTTTGATGGGCTTTCCGATGACGAAATACGCACCACCATTTGCAACGCCAATGGTACCCGCCCGGCGTTGTTTGTTCCAGAAATTTCCTTCGATATCCTCGTACGTCGCCAAGTCGCTCGACTCGAACAACCAGGAGTGCAATGTGTGGACATGGTCTACGAAGAGCTTCAGCGGATTGCGGCACAGTCGGAGCCCTCTGAAATGACTCGCTTTCCGTTATTGCGTGACCGAATGGTGGAAGTGGTCATGAATTTGCTAAAACGGTGCGTCGGTCCCACACAAATGATGGTATCGAATCTCGTCAAAATCGAGTTGGCCTACATCAACACATCCCATCCAGACTTTATTGGTGGATCCCGAGCAGTAGCGCGTCTTATGGAAAAGATTGGTAAAGAAAACGATCGGGCACGTCACACCAACGCCGATGCCGCCAACGCCACCCCCCTCTCTCCCACCTCGCTCAACCATTACGGTTACGAAGACGCCATCGACCACGAAACAATGTTGCATTCACCATCAGGCAACACATACGACCGCCGACCCAGTCACGCCGGGCCCGGTGCAGGCCCCAACCATACGACCGCGGGTAGCAACTCGGGAATAATGAACTTACTCTTTCGCGGAGGAACGGGTGCCAAGCCTCCCCGGCCGGCCTCGTCCAGCGCTAGCGTACCGGGAGGTCCGCCCAGTATCGTGCATCTTCCTCAAGTGCAGGACTCGATGAAGCCAACCGATCTGCCTCCGACCGAGCGTGAACGTGTCGAAATGGAGGTCATCAAGAGTCTGATCGAATCATACTTTTCGATTGTCCGGAAAAAGTAAGTGCTTACGAAGGAGTAGCCACCAAATGTGTTGAGCTTTGAAACAAATTAGTTGCTCACAGCCATGCTTCCGACTGTAGTTATATTGACTTGGTGCCCAAAACTGTCATGTACTTTTTGGTCAACCATGTTCGCGACTCTTTACAGAACGAGCTCGTTTCGGAGCTGTACCGCGACGCCGAAGTCGGCACGCTGATGCAGGAGGCTGAAGATATTGCTTCCCGTCGCCAAACCTGTATCGAAATGAAGGACTTGCtccaaaaggcgttggaGATTGTGAATGAAGTTCGCGACTTCAATGCATTCAAGTAGGTAAGACCATATACCAGGAAGCACAGCCAAGGAGCAAGGAAAGTAGATTTAAATTACTGTCAAGATATTTCCTACTGCAGTACGATGTTCATCTAGGTCTTATTGTTACGCGAACGTTTGTCGCCAATGGTGTAGTTACCGTATTCTTTGCTTGGGTCGTACAGTTCCCAGCGCGATGCAGGGAAAATATGCTTGTTACGTTCATACCACCGACGTTCCACTACCTTGCCGGGATGGGATTCGTCCTTTTCTACCCGCGCATCGATCGCCCCTATCCGTACATCATCGTGTACgtcaaaatggaaaagggGGCCTGACTTCCCTCGGGCTTTGGTCAAAATCAAATCGTAAAAGGTCAGATCTTGCGGAATGATTAAATCTTCTTTGACGTAGACGAGAGCGTCTGCGGCAATGGAAGTCAATTCCCGAAATTCACGACACAGGTCCACCCGTACACGTTCTAAAAAATCTCCAATGGTGTCGCCTTTGCGGCATTCCACTACTCGCCGATGCCCCGACCCGTCCCAGTAACTGTACGTAATTTCCAATTTCTCTTTTTTGGTTTGTTCTTGCCTGGTTTTCCATTCTTTTTCCAGTCGTTGTCGCTCTGTCTGGGCTTGCTCGTCTCGGGCCTTGTCGGGTAAAAACGCGGTGTTGACGCTGGGATTCTTTCTCGAAACCAGTTTGGTCGTGCCGACTGCATCTCCTTCCCCATCTTGTTCGTCCTGCCACATGCCTCCTTCATCCTCCTCATTGGCGAACGAGAGTGTGGACATTATTTTGCGCTTTTCCTTGAGTCGCTTCTTGCGTGCTTTGCGTTCGGCCTTGTCCCGTACCGCCTGAGCCAAAGCTGTTTCCGCGGCGGCCACAGCGGGGTCGGTTTTCGATACGGACGGGTTTTCGGCTTCCTGCGCCAATTTCTTGAAGGCTTCCGCCGTGACCAAGCCTACTGTGAGTTCTTTGAAGGATTTCTCTTCCACTCCGGTGCTCCCTTCGGCAAACTTGAGAGCCATGGGGGCGTGCTGACCGGTCGTTTGGATTTGGCGTTTGCGCGCTTCGAACGTTTCTTGATCCCGTTGCCTTTTCTTTTCAAGCATCGCCGCCCGACTTCCAGCTACATTTCCTTCGACTGTTTGAATTCCCGTTTCGGGACGTTTAAAGTTTGCCTGAAAGTCTCCCATGGTCGTCGGTGTTGGTTGTCCGGAGTATTGCTATCAACTATGAGTTTCGGGACAGGAAAATGAAAAATTGACGATTTTAGAGTGAGCTTTTCCTAGGACGGACGACGGACGGTTCGATGACATTGAAACGATTTATTTGCAATAAGTCGAAACCTTCACTATTTAATAAAAACGATGTCGTTTAGGATAAACCCTTTTTATTTTGATCAATATACCTGCTGAGTTCCGAAACGAAACGGGAAAATCGATAAACCGGCTCTGACCAAGGCAAAAGCTATACCCGCTTGACCGCTTGCACATTGTAAGTTGAGTAAACTGTGAGCGTGAACTGCAACAAAATTGATTCTGCTAGGCATGCCGACACAATCTTGCGTCCAACCGCGCAACCGCTGGAGGTTCAGTTTGTTGTTCCTGCTAGTCGCGTCAAGTTCGGAATCCTTTACTTTTCACGCGTACGCGTGGTTCATTTCGGCTCCCAAAGCAGCCGACGATTGGCAGCAGCTCTCGAATCTCGTTGTGGATACCTTCGAAG is a window encoding:
- a CDS encoding predicted protein — its product is MKRRWTSHGLGYAAVLTALAGLGYHQRVVRWYGRTSIAPTLDFPSIVTTSPTLTHGTDPTRHTFYLLPVPELTTWLVGNFTSEAVHFYNHTINEERAEIWLHRGFERLQHHHGRTEDPDEAHVVIIPAYLHFNAFLLRNLGIADEATHRGRRQRPVEQHDTERKPNSLPWTASLWGPEIIRRVRVHNVSKPHVLAVPTWNPKVSRKIGLPTLVHSLTRNEVNLYALGLERNSFWYHLPTTRILPVPYVVATADHAIATASPALSMTPRTPSTATTPSTRTIFFAGDARPNAGFWSGCHRAQLLFPLVNVTLSTTAATYHMDVRVSSKTLPQRLSQAAYNDRIRTATFCLILCGDTPTSRSLASAMSRGGDPKRDEKDDRNGSIDSGCVPLRIGSRWRGFCDAPCREGWGWNVANRSHLPFGGTIIDWSVLPELDEAAFATDPVGTIHTFLSTTSEAQIAVWQQRIRRHGQAWMYGYGHPVTSNDFGRAVEYVWRSLADALPRVDAYGLAE
- a CDS encoding predicted protein; translation: KNPSVNTAFLPDKARDEQAQTERQRLEKEWKTRQEQTKKEKLEITYSYWDGSGHRRVVECRKGDTIGDFLERVRVDLCREFRELTSIAADALVYVKEDLIIPQDLTFYDLILTKARGKSGPLFHFDVHDDVRIGAIDARVEKDESHPGKVVERRWYERNKHIFPASRWELYDPSKEYGNYTIGDKRSRNNKT
- the DYN1 gene encoding predicted protein (Putative Dynamin GTPase, ortholog of T. pseudonana TPS_108630, most similar to dictyostelid and mammalian orthologs); this encodes MIMEQLIPIASKLQDVLGALGQSASLDLPQIVVVGGQSSGKSSVLESLVGRSFLPRGTGIVTRRPLVLQLYNTRQDTLEDGDEDEEPDEVVDDREWGEFLHVPGKKYFDFAAIREEIVAETDRLTGKNKGIDSEPIHLKVFSPRVLALTLVDLPGIAKVPVGDQPDDIEAQIHDMCLSFISNPNAIVLAVTSANTDLANSDALKLAQSVDPGGHRTVGVLTKLDLMDEGTDCVDILTNQVIPLSKGYIAVVNRGQKDVMSDLSIRDGLTKEEVFFRNHPVYSKDRNILAKCGTKHLAKGLNTILMHNIRDCLPDLKSRITHMMNEVQQELESLGSPIQNASRSARGSVLLKMLSKFANNFANVLDGKGPQESTLSSRLGGSIHQHHGYAHMHELMGGARISFVFTEVFANSLIAVGAFDGLSDDEIRTTICNANGTRPALFVPEISFDILVRRQVARLEQPGVQCVDMVYEELQRIAAQSEPSEMTRFPLLRDRMVEVVMNLLKRCVGPTQMMVSNLVKIELAYINTSHPDFIGGSRAVARLMEKIGKENDRAHAIDHETMLHSPSGNTYDRRPSHAGPGAGPNHTTAGSNSGIMNLLFRGGTGAKPPRPASSSASVPGGPPSIVHLPQVQDSMKPTDLPPTERERVEMEVIKSLIESYFSIVRKNYIDLVPKTVMYFLVNHVRDSLQNELVSELYRDAEVGTLMQEAEDIASRRQTCIEMKDLLQKALEIVNEVRDFNAFK